The genomic stretch TTTCGTGCATCTGTAGTAAGGGAGTACGACTCTCACGTCGTGTCCGATTTTGGACAGGTGCCTCGAAAGATCCCCGACCATGTCTCCAAGCCCTCCGGTTTTAGAGTAAGGATGGGCTTCCGAAGCGATTGTCAAAATGTGCATCAAGCTTCTACCTTTTTTTTCACCTGAGTGTTGTTTTCAGCGGGTTTGTCCTTGTAATCCGTTTTATAAAAACCTGTGCCTTTAAAAATGAACCCGGCGCTTGGAGAGATAATTTTTTTTGCTTTGCCTCCACACTTTGGACAAACCTTTTCCGATGAGGAATCGAAGCTTAAAAGCAACTCGAAACGTTCCCCGCATTTCTCACATTCATATTCGTATATCGGCATTTTTTCCCCTCTTTAAAACTCATTTTGAAATATTTGGACAAGACATGATAAGCTAAAAAAAAAGTTATTGAAAGAGAAAATATTTCAAAAAAAAAAAGGGGGGGTGAAGCCCCCCCTTTTTATCAGTACATGTCGCCCATTCCTCCAGGAGGCATCGGAGGTGTTTTTTCCTTTTCCGGTTTTTCGGTTATCATCGCTTCTGTAGTGATCAAAAGCGAAGCTACAGAAGAAGCGTTTTGGATGGCGCTTCTGACAACTTTTGTCGGATCTATGATTCCAGCTTTTATTAGGTCTACGTATTCGCATTTGTCTGCGTCAAAGCCAAACGATTTTTCTTTTGAATCTTTGACTTTTTCAACCACGATTGCGCCTTCCCAACCTGCATTGATGGCTATCTGTTTGAGAGGAGCTTCTATGGCTTTTTTTATCAATTCGACGCCTGTTCTTTCGTCCGTGTCAAGATCAGTTGAAGACAGAAGCTTTTCGAGTGCAGGTAAAGACCTGATCAAAGCAACTCCG from candidate division WOR-3 bacterium encodes the following:
- a CDS encoding zinc ribbon domain-containing protein encodes the protein MPIYEYECEKCGERFELLLSFDSSSEKVCPKCGGKAKKIISPSAGFIFKGTGFYKTDYKDKPAENNTQVKKKVEA